In Paenibacillus sonchi, a single genomic region encodes these proteins:
- a CDS encoding extracellular solute-binding protein, whose product MMLKKRISIVLAATLFSSILAACGSSTDKGGSAALPSQEPGQYGDTGTLTLPLVDKPTTITYMLPSNAKDLGPGKLVVQELEKRTGIKVDFQTYSPQTYQDKLKVIVASGKLPDIFTGLKPAELKKIGKQNGVVAINKYADQLPNFKKLYMEENDWVLKSFGDEAGDIYTWPIYNLNRKVNHGFMFRKDIFDELGIKEWTNTDEFYEALKKVKAAYPDSYPYASKSLANIFRDWAFGWGLGNTDQYPAYYDEKDGTWKYAAVQQAHKDMLDFMKKLYNEKLLDPEFLTDTQDSWTTKMTTDKSFVTFDWIGRLDLFYNQIKEQNPDYDLRYANPVGPTGNVRTLPEVSDFSVAVAKNKNTEASLKLLDYLTSPSGSELMTIGVEGVNFEWGEDGFPVYPELKDLPLVDITVLEDRYAMWLEGAYLRPDHRSIYYRFSEKEQEAQDKIVKADRFEPLDPILNFTDEETSKIAELQTSLQKSAEEFNAKYILDAGYGEAQWADFQTKLSRSGVEELMSIYNEAQKRYDESK is encoded by the coding sequence ATGATGCTGAAAAAAAGGATTTCCATCGTGCTTGCGGCCACTCTTTTTTCCTCGATTCTTGCCGCATGCGGCAGCAGTACGGACAAAGGCGGTTCTGCCGCCCTGCCTTCACAGGAGCCCGGACAATACGGAGATACGGGCACTTTGACCCTGCCGCTGGTAGATAAACCGACCACTATTACTTACATGCTGCCCAGCAATGCCAAAGATCTCGGTCCGGGCAAGCTGGTGGTCCAGGAGCTTGAGAAGCGGACCGGCATTAAAGTGGATTTTCAGACCTATTCCCCGCAAACCTATCAGGACAAATTAAAAGTCATTGTCGCCTCCGGCAAGCTTCCCGACATTTTTACAGGGTTAAAACCGGCCGAACTCAAAAAAATCGGTAAACAAAACGGCGTGGTTGCCATCAATAAATACGCCGATCAGCTCCCTAACTTCAAAAAGCTGTATATGGAAGAAAACGACTGGGTCCTCAAATCCTTTGGCGATGAAGCCGGCGATATATACACCTGGCCGATATATAATCTGAACCGCAAAGTGAATCACGGATTCATGTTCAGAAAAGATATCTTTGATGAACTTGGCATTAAAGAATGGACGAACACCGACGAGTTTTACGAAGCTCTGAAAAAAGTAAAAGCAGCTTACCCCGATTCTTACCCGTACGCGTCAAAAAGCCTGGCCAATATTTTCCGGGATTGGGCCTTCGGCTGGGGACTCGGCAACACGGATCAGTACCCGGCCTATTACGATGAAAAAGACGGCACCTGGAAGTACGCCGCAGTCCAGCAAGCGCATAAGGACATGCTCGATTTCATGAAAAAGCTGTACAACGAAAAACTGCTGGACCCGGAATTTTTGACGGATACCCAGGACTCCTGGACCACCAAGATGACGACAGACAAATCGTTTGTCACGTTTGACTGGATCGGCCGCCTTGATCTCTTTTACAACCAGATCAAAGAGCAGAATCCGGACTATGACCTCAGGTATGCCAATCCCGTCGGACCGACCGGCAATGTCAGAACGCTGCCTGAGGTTTCGGATTTCAGCGTCGCCGTGGCCAAAAACAAAAATACGGAAGCCTCGCTCAAACTGCTCGACTACCTGACCAGTCCATCCGGAAGCGAACTTATGACCATCGGTGTGGAGGGGGTTAACTTCGAATGGGGAGAGGACGGATTTCCGGTATACCCTGAACTGAAGGATCTTCCGCTTGTGGATATCACCGTGCTGGAGGACCGTTATGCGATGTGGCTGGAAGGAGCGTACCTGAGACCGGACCACCGGAGCATTTACTATCGTTTCTCGGAAAAAGAGCAGGAAGCCCAGGATAAAATCGTGAAGGCGGATCGTTTCGAGCCGCTTGATCCGATCCTTAATTTTACCGACGAGGAAACCTCCAAGATCGCCGAGCTGCAGACCTCACTGCAAAAATCCGCCGAGGAATTTAATGCGAAATATATCCTTGATGCGGGTTATGGAGAAGCCCAGTGGGCGGATTTCCAAACCAAATTGAGCCGTAGCGGCGTGGAGGAACTGATGTCGATCTACAATGAAGCCCAAAAAAGATACGATGAGTCCAAATAA
- a CDS encoding extracellular solute-binding protein encodes MAKIDRHTFQTKTRHMSADLKQKINSGAYSPGEYLPSELALTELYKLSKNSVRYVLDELVQEGLIIKIPRVGTQVAKSIAKETIRFGVYPSLYKEAGMEELIKRFHENYPHIHVETIELPYVSSDSIANLIKLGIVDVLTVNLQDMYQFKERKSLDLFAGQDRHDNIYPFLTTYFEKEPGVVAAQPFVYSPVILCYNKEHLKEKRLGEPNSSWSWDELATLLRELKAPHRYSIAFQLFSMNRWPIFWMQNEDDPASADYNPPQDGTGLPTEGLRWLRDLVTEEGIFPLALAQGEFEAEKLFREQKVSVMLTTYYMLNELKNADFSFDIAQLPHFKNDKTLLLSTGIALSSESGHKEPAACFVNYLTSDEAQTYIRQHTYSLPASRYITETVSVDMINKPSRLELHRDYSSKYTTYHDLSMSIETLIRFGESLKQYMSYLTDEEGLAEVLLPAKSLN; translated from the coding sequence ATGGCGAAAATTGATCGTCATACTTTTCAGACCAAAACCAGACATATGTCTGCCGATCTGAAGCAAAAAATCAACTCGGGGGCTTACAGTCCGGGAGAATACCTGCCTTCCGAGCTGGCACTGACAGAGCTGTACAAATTAAGCAAAAATTCCGTGAGGTACGTTCTGGATGAGCTTGTCCAGGAGGGATTGATTATTAAAATTCCCCGGGTGGGCACACAGGTGGCAAAATCTATTGCCAAGGAAACCATCCGCTTTGGCGTATATCCCTCGTTGTATAAGGAAGCAGGGATGGAGGAACTGATTAAGCGGTTCCACGAGAACTATCCGCATATTCATGTGGAAACGATTGAGCTTCCATATGTGAGTTCAGACAGCATCGCCAATCTCATCAAGCTGGGGATTGTGGATGTGTTAACCGTCAACCTGCAGGATATGTACCAATTCAAGGAGAGAAAGTCCCTGGATTTGTTTGCCGGCCAGGATCGGCACGACAATATATACCCTTTTCTTACAACTTATTTTGAGAAGGAACCGGGGGTTGTGGCAGCCCAGCCTTTCGTGTACTCGCCCGTTATTTTGTGTTACAACAAGGAGCACCTGAAGGAGAAAAGACTGGGAGAACCGAACAGCAGCTGGAGCTGGGATGAGCTGGCAACGCTGCTCCGGGAGCTTAAGGCGCCTCATCGCTACAGCATCGCTTTTCAGCTGTTTTCCATGAACCGGTGGCCGATTTTCTGGATGCAAAATGAGGACGATCCGGCTTCGGCTGATTACAATCCGCCTCAGGACGGAACCGGCTTGCCTACAGAAGGGTTGCGCTGGCTCAGGGATCTTGTGACGGAGGAAGGAATATTTCCCCTGGCCCTGGCTCAGGGTGAATTCGAAGCTGAGAAATTGTTTAGAGAGCAGAAGGTATCGGTCATGCTCACCACGTATTACATGCTGAATGAGCTGAAGAATGCGGATTTTTCCTTTGATATTGCTCAGCTGCCGCATTTTAAGAATGATAAGACACTCCTTCTGTCCACAGGCATTGCTCTCAGTTCAGAATCGGGGCATAAGGAACCGGCGGCCTGTTTTGTGAATTATCTCACTTCTGATGAGGCGCAGACCTATATCAGACAGCACACCTACAGTTTACCTGCGAGCAGATACATTACGGAAACGGTTTCCGTAGATATGATTAACAAACCGTCCAGGCTGGAGCTGCACCGTGACTACAGTTCAAAATACACGACGTACCACGACCTGTCTATGTCCATTGAAACCCTGATCCGATTCGGAGAAAGCCTGAAGCAATATATGTCTTATTTAACGGATGAAGAGGGACTTGCTGAAGTACTGCTGCCCGCCAAAAGCCTTAATTGA
- a CDS encoding FtsX-like permease family protein encodes MSLNYIILRNLRKNIKNYYLYVFALVFGVALYFSFVTLKYDPSMDEVAGSIKGGASIGASSVLLVAIVAIFLLYANTIFIKRRSREIGLFQLIGLTKGKIFKLLSAENLILYFGSMLLGIGAGFAVSRLILMILFKILAIESVAKLRFSLDALQQTVIVFAVIYLLIMLMNYTFIQAQSILSLFKVSSTAQERVRKMPLWEIVFGLLGIGCIASGYYLSTLLFNGKINDMTGLMISMIVILGLVIIGTYLFYKGSVSFVFNAIRKSKQGYLTINEVLSLSSIMFRMKSNALLLTIITTVSALAIGLLSLSYISYYSAEATAKESSPHDFGFARVEAKERFVQALDKAQFKYSEVHMQPVPVEVDASQIMEKDFKDTIISTLVVSDSSVEGIDLKPGEARLMGYNSALNTLMSLKETGEIGFKSSNGTVKQQLTGISKKAILPYYYSKGAGVFVVDETVYEELAQGVNPKLQSAEGAPAADYFGIELAERSQLKNANQIFVDQKPDEMSISQYEYEMNQRRSMGLIMFIVGFLGLTFLITSGCILYFKQMDEGEEEKAGYTILRKLGFTQGDLLRGIQFKQLFNFGIPLVVGLSHSYFAVKSGWFFFGTEMLTPMIMVMLLYTVLYSIFGFLSVLYYKRVISESL; translated from the coding sequence ATGAGCCTGAACTATATTATCCTGCGCAATCTGCGGAAAAACATCAAAAACTATTATCTGTACGTCTTCGCGCTGGTCTTCGGGGTGGCACTGTATTTCTCTTTTGTTACACTGAAGTATGATCCATCCATGGATGAAGTCGCCGGTTCGATTAAAGGGGGAGCCTCCATCGGCGCATCTTCGGTGCTGCTGGTGGCCATAGTCGCCATTTTCCTGTTGTATGCCAATACGATCTTCATTAAGCGGCGCAGCCGCGAGATCGGGCTGTTTCAACTGATCGGACTGACGAAGGGGAAAATCTTCAAGCTGTTAAGCGCCGAGAACCTGATCCTGTATTTCGGGTCCATGCTCCTTGGGATTGGTGCCGGGTTTGCGGTGTCGCGGCTGATTCTGATGATTTTGTTCAAAATTCTGGCGATTGAATCCGTGGCCAAGCTCCGTTTTTCACTGGATGCGCTGCAGCAGACCGTGATCGTCTTTGCCGTGATATATCTGCTGATCATGCTGATGAACTACACATTTATTCAAGCACAGAGCATTCTGTCCCTGTTCAAGGTCAGTTCCACCGCACAGGAGCGCGTCCGGAAAATGCCGCTGTGGGAGATTGTCTTCGGCCTGCTCGGCATCGGCTGTATCGCGTCTGGTTATTATTTATCGACCCTGCTCTTCAACGGAAAAATAAACGACATGACCGGGCTGATGATCTCGATGATAGTTATCCTGGGACTGGTTATTATCGGCACGTACCTGTTCTACAAAGGCTCGGTCAGCTTTGTGTTCAACGCCATCCGCAAGAGTAAACAGGGCTACCTCACCATTAATGAGGTGCTCTCGCTCTCGTCCATTATGTTCCGGATGAAGTCAAATGCGCTGCTGCTGACGATCATTACTACCGTGTCCGCGCTGGCTATCGGTCTGTTGTCACTTAGTTATATCTCGTATTATTCGGCGGAGGCGACAGCCAAGGAAAGCTCACCTCACGACTTCGGGTTTGCCCGGGTAGAAGCCAAAGAGCGGTTTGTGCAGGCACTGGATAAGGCGCAATTCAAATACAGCGAAGTCCATATGCAGCCCGTCCCGGTGGAAGTCGATGCTTCGCAAATTATGGAGAAGGATTTCAAAGACACGATCATTTCTACTCTCGTAGTCAGTGACAGCAGTGTGGAGGGGATCGATCTAAAGCCCGGGGAAGCACGGCTTATGGGATATAACAGTGCTTTGAATACTCTTATGTCTCTGAAGGAAACTGGTGAGATTGGCTTTAAAAGCAGCAACGGTACGGTAAAGCAGCAGCTCACAGGTATCTCCAAGAAAGCGATTTTGCCTTATTATTACAGCAAAGGCGCCGGAGTGTTTGTGGTCGATGAAACGGTTTATGAAGAGCTGGCTCAGGGGGTGAACCCCAAGCTGCAAAGTGCTGAGGGAGCGCCAGCAGCAGATTACTTCGGGATAGAGCTTGCTGAACGTTCGCAGCTAAAAAACGCAAATCAAATTTTTGTGGATCAGAAGCCGGATGAGATGAGCATCTCGCAGTATGAATATGAAATGAACCAGCGGAGGAGTATGGGGCTCATTATGTTTATAGTCGGATTCCTGGGTTTGACCTTCCTGATCACCTCCGGCTGTATTCTGTACTTTAAGCAGATGGATGAGGGGGAGGAAGAAAAGGCAGGCTACACCATTCTGCGGAAACTGGGCTTTACCCAGGGTGATCTCTTGCGCGGTATTCAATTCAAGCAATTATTCAATTTTGGCATCCCGCTGGTCGTTGGCCTGAGCCACAGCTATTTCGCCGTCAAATCCGGCTGGTTCTTCTTCGGCACGGAAATGCTCACCCCGATGATCATGGTCATGCTGCTGTACACAGTGCTGTATTCCATTTTTGGCTTCCTGTCGGTTCTGTATTACAAGCGGGTCATTAGCGAGTCGTTGTGA
- a CDS encoding ABC transporter ATP-binding protein translates to MILEANKIYKTYGNKFNRQEVLKGIDLQVSKGEFVGIMGASGSGKTTLLNVLSSIDRVSQGTIEIEGKEFTRMKEKQLAEFRKRHLGFIFQEYNLLDTLTVKENVLLPLSITGISKKEAHQKFEQVAGELGIYELKDKYPAEISGGQKQRTSAARAFIHDPSIIFADEPTGALDSKSASDLLNKLADMNTKHQATIVMVTHDAIAASYCSRVVFIRDGQIYTQLNKGDEARQSFFNDIMKTQSVLGGVQQ, encoded by the coding sequence ATGATTCTGGAAGCGAACAAAATTTATAAAACGTATGGCAACAAATTCAACAGGCAGGAAGTGCTGAAAGGAATCGACCTTCAAGTCAGCAAAGGCGAGTTCGTCGGCATTATGGGGGCTTCCGGTTCGGGAAAAACCACCCTGCTGAACGTCCTTTCCTCCATTGACCGGGTAAGTCAGGGAACGATTGAAATCGAAGGCAAGGAATTTACGCGGATGAAGGAGAAGCAGCTGGCGGAATTCCGCAAACGGCATCTGGGCTTTATTTTTCAGGAATATAATCTGCTGGACACCTTGACCGTCAAAGAAAATGTGCTGCTGCCGCTCTCGATCACCGGCATATCCAAGAAAGAAGCCCACCAGAAGTTCGAGCAGGTGGCAGGCGAGCTGGGGATCTACGAATTGAAAGATAAATACCCGGCGGAAATCTCCGGCGGACAGAAACAGCGGACCTCTGCGGCACGGGCGTTTATCCATGATCCGAGCATTATTTTTGCAGATGAGCCTACCGGTGCGCTTGATTCCAAGTCTGCCTCCGACCTATTGAACAAGCTTGCCGACATGAATACGAAACACCAGGCCACGATTGTGATGGTCACCCATGATGCGATTGCTGCCAGCTATTGCAGCCGGGTAGTGTTTATCCGCGACGGTCAAATTTATACGCAGCTGAATAAAGGCGATGAAGCACGGCAGTCCTTTTTCAACGATATTATGAAGACCCAGAGTGTATTGGGCGGTGTCCAGCAATGA
- a CDS encoding sensor histidine kinase translates to MIRKYIKEKLSWLLLLAGLQIIFLFVAYVDSSIPFLSVLYIVGLNIMVCTAFVFLRYHKETRFYQRMCAWDEVYDLSTFKEANSPFERMVQEAVNAQTERYRRESSANFQLLEQEKDDLLSWIHEVKTPLTAMQLMIERLTDETLKPKLMYEWLRVHHLLDQQLHQKRIPFMRNDLYIEMIRLEPVLNKEIQALKSWCIPKRIGFDVDLAVEEVLTDGKWLGFILRQLLTNAVKYSENSDILIQSRETAGHTVLIIEDHGRGIDPKDLPRIYDKGFTSTTGRQEGAATGMGLYLTKQVAEPLQIGIHADSMLGEGTAFTLTFPRKNDFLRITGM, encoded by the coding sequence ATGATAAGAAAATACATAAAGGAGAAGTTAAGCTGGCTCCTTCTGCTTGCCGGGCTGCAGATCATTTTTTTGTTCGTGGCTTATGTGGATTCTTCCATTCCGTTCTTGTCCGTATTGTACATTGTCGGACTGAACATCATGGTATGTACAGCTTTTGTGTTTCTCCGGTATCACAAGGAAACCCGTTTTTATCAACGGATGTGCGCTTGGGACGAGGTATATGATCTGAGCACCTTCAAGGAAGCGAACAGTCCATTCGAAAGGATGGTGCAGGAGGCAGTAAATGCTCAAACCGAACGTTACAGACGGGAGTCCTCAGCAAATTTTCAACTGCTTGAACAGGAGAAGGACGATTTGCTGTCCTGGATTCATGAGGTCAAAACTCCGCTTACGGCCATGCAGCTGATGATCGAACGGCTGACGGATGAGACGCTGAAGCCGAAATTAATGTACGAATGGCTGCGGGTTCATCATTTGCTGGACCAGCAGCTTCATCAGAAACGGATTCCGTTCATGCGCAACGATCTGTATATCGAGATGATCCGGCTTGAACCCGTCCTGAATAAAGAGATTCAGGCGCTGAAATCCTGGTGTATCCCCAAAAGAATCGGTTTTGATGTTGACCTTGCCGTCGAAGAGGTACTTACGGATGGCAAATGGCTTGGGTTTATTCTTAGGCAGCTGCTTACAAATGCCGTAAAATATAGTGAAAACTCCGATATTCTCATTCAGAGCAGAGAAACGGCGGGCCACACCGTGCTAATCATTGAAGATCATGGTAGAGGAATTGACCCCAAAGATTTACCGCGGATATATGATAAAGGCTTTACTTCTACCACCGGGCGCCAAGAGGGAGCCGCCACAGGCATGGGACTCTACCTGACCAAACAGGTGGCGGAGCCGCTGCAGATCGGCATTCATGCAGATTCAATGCTTGGCGAAGGCACTGCGTTTACCTTGACTTTTCCGCGTAAAAATGACTTTTTGCGCATTACGGGCATGTGA
- a CDS encoding response regulator transcription factor, producing the protein MFKIMLIEDDVTLFGEIKERLSQWSYEVYGISDFGKVLQEFTAAKPELVIVDIQLPQFDGFHWCRILRAHSNVPIIVLSSRDHPSDMVMSMQFGADDFIQKPFHFEVLIAKIQATLRRVYNYSTERTELKTWRGATIEYVKNTITGERGSALLTKNEMLILKILVESKDRIVEREELIRKLWDNEHFVSDNTLTVNVNRLRKKLEPLGLDAYIETKVGQGYMATEEALV; encoded by the coding sequence TTGTTCAAAATAATGCTGATTGAGGACGATGTTACGCTGTTTGGCGAGATTAAGGAGCGGTTGTCCCAATGGTCGTATGAGGTATACGGCATTTCCGATTTCGGGAAGGTCCTTCAGGAGTTTACGGCGGCGAAGCCTGAACTGGTCATTGTTGACATCCAGCTTCCCCAGTTCGACGGGTTCCATTGGTGCCGGATCCTGCGCGCGCATTCCAATGTGCCGATTATTGTTCTGTCCTCCCGCGACCACCCGAGCGATATGGTTATGTCGATGCAGTTCGGAGCAGATGACTTTATCCAGAAGCCGTTCCATTTCGAAGTGCTTATCGCCAAAATCCAGGCCACGCTGCGCCGGGTGTATAACTACAGCACCGAGCGGACCGAGCTGAAGACATGGCGTGGGGCAACGATTGAATATGTGAAGAATACGATAACGGGGGAACGCGGGTCTGCCCTGCTGACGAAGAATGAAATGTTAATCCTCAAAATACTGGTGGAGAGTAAGGACCGGATCGTTGAGCGTGAAGAGCTGATCAGAAAACTGTGGGATAATGAGCATTTTGTGAGCGACAACACCCTGACCGTAAATGTGAACCGGCTGCGTAAAAAACTGGAGCCGCTGGGTCTGGATGCATATATAGAAACCAAGGTGGGGCAAGGCTATATGGCTACCGAAGAGGCGCTGGTATGA
- a CDS encoding LTA synthase family protein — translation MRIRNAVEGTTYTQQKIHTFFSLIMLAKSYFAWYYLFEDGPTWTTWLKEIPFILLIFCLIEWFATKRKIAIYMIVNLLITVLFFSLIVYHNHFGIIATSQVIGQAKQVGAVKKSIFSVLHPQYMLIFLDIIIISLVMFSRKKAVAWKKAMSRQSNRKAVAALFCISLIICMMNIFPNQASMNETVQAEQMGILNYEAYALLAEHKEEQIELSQITQAAIDQKKGIQAQSNPALFGAAKGKNLIIIQMESFQNFLINLSIDGQEITPNMNKLAAGNFYFPRFYQQVGQGNTSDAEFIVNTSFYVPPDGPATDIYAPKELPSLPKLLQAQGYDTATFHTNDVDFWNRGELYKALGFDRYYDKSFFGEDDKVFYGASDEILYKKTSAELARMDQRSQPFYSHVISMSSHNPFSIPEDKYKMALPERFEGTLVGNYIRAQNYADYALGQFIDELKQNGVWDNSLIMLYGDHRGLPIFSLKEEDHVLLEEILNHKYTERDLINIPLIIASPGLTAPSVKEQLGGQVDILPTVSNLLGVSLDSHIHFGQDLLNQSAYNLLPQRYYLPTGSFVNNEELFLSGSGFKDGQHYTLSGDGTKPLQATEDEFNRALELLHLSDSYVTQLPDREVKGEEN, via the coding sequence ATGCGCATAAGAAATGCGGTTGAAGGAACGACGTACACTCAGCAAAAGATCCATACTTTTTTCTCGCTGATCATGCTTGCGAAAAGCTATTTTGCCTGGTATTACTTGTTCGAGGATGGTCCTACCTGGACAACATGGCTGAAAGAAATCCCGTTCATCCTGCTGATATTCTGCCTGATTGAATGGTTCGCCACCAAACGGAAAATCGCTATCTACATGATTGTCAATTTATTGATTACGGTTTTGTTTTTCTCTTTGATTGTCTATCATAATCATTTTGGCATTATTGCCACTTCTCAGGTCATCGGTCAGGCCAAACAGGTTGGAGCGGTGAAGAAAAGCATATTTTCGGTGCTCCACCCGCAGTATATGCTGATTTTTCTGGACATCATTATCATTAGCCTGGTGATGTTCAGCCGGAAAAAGGCCGTCGCCTGGAAAAAAGCCATGTCGCGCCAGAGCAACCGCAAAGCGGTTGCTGCCCTGTTCTGCATTTCCCTGATCATTTGTATGATGAATATTTTCCCGAATCAGGCCAGTATGAATGAAACGGTTCAAGCCGAGCAAATGGGAATTCTTAATTATGAAGCCTACGCCCTGCTTGCAGAGCATAAAGAAGAGCAAATTGAACTCTCCCAAATCACACAAGCTGCCATCGATCAAAAAAAGGGCATTCAGGCGCAATCCAACCCGGCCCTGTTCGGTGCTGCCAAGGGAAAAAATCTGATTATCATTCAAATGGAGTCTTTTCAAAATTTCCTGATTAATCTGTCCATCGATGGACAAGAGATTACTCCTAATATGAACAAGCTGGCCGCAGGAAACTTTTACTTTCCGCGTTTTTACCAGCAGGTCGGTCAAGGCAATACCTCGGATGCGGAATTTATCGTGAACACTTCCTTCTATGTTCCACCGGATGGACCGGCTACCGACATCTATGCTCCCAAGGAGCTTCCCAGCCTGCCCAAGCTGCTGCAGGCGCAAGGGTACGACACGGCAACGTTTCATACCAATGATGTAGACTTCTGGAACCGTGGAGAGCTGTACAAAGCTTTGGGGTTTGACCGTTATTATGACAAATCCTTTTTTGGTGAAGACGATAAGGTATTCTACGGGGCTTCCGATGAAATTCTGTACAAGAAGACATCCGCAGAACTGGCGAGAATGGACCAGAGAAGCCAGCCGTTCTATTCCCACGTGATCTCGATGTCATCGCATAATCCGTTCTCCATTCCCGAAGATAAATACAAGATGGCGCTGCCGGAACGCTTTGAAGGAACGCTTGTCGGAAATTACATTCGTGCCCAGAATTACGCTGACTATGCACTTGGCCAGTTTATCGATGAGCTTAAGCAAAATGGTGTATGGGATAACAGCTTAATCATGTTGTACGGCGATCACCGGGGACTGCCCATTTTCTCCCTCAAGGAAGAGGATCATGTCTTATTGGAGGAAATTCTGAATCATAAATATACGGAACGCGATTTGATTAATATTCCGCTGATCATCGCCTCCCCGGGATTAACGGCGCCTAGCGTGAAGGAACAATTAGGCGGGCAGGTGGATATTTTACCAACGGTATCCAATCTGTTAGGGGTATCCCTTGACAGCCATATTCATTTCGGACAGGATCTGTTGAATCAATCCGCATATAACCTGCTTCCACAGCGCTATTATTTGCCGACAGGCTCATTTGTAAATAATGAAGAGCTTTTTCTGTCCGGCAGCGGATTCAAGGATGGCCAGCATTATACGTTATCCGGTGACGGCACGAAACCTCTGCAAGCTACAGAAGATGAATTCAACCGCGCGCTGGAGCTGCTTCACCTGTCTGACAGCTATGTAACCCAATTGCCTGACAGAGAAGTAAAAGGCGAAGAAAATTAA
- a CDS encoding endospore germination permease, protein MKMKLKGIQVFWIILIMDLGMTLVMTVTPSLQAKQDAWISVIVAGGIATLIALLATQAAKLYPGQTFFEYSHLILGKWIGKAVIVIYLVQWYTITPIILRQFSDLVQVMLLHGTPKEAVMLLMIFVIVYANYAGGIEGIARCGEVLGPIILLMIGLVLIASANNIQWRNILPVYADSGMTGILGGALAPASYLGHSVEYLMFAAFLTQQRKGALYTFGAVLASVFFVLITTLMVIFTLGVNLSSNTWYPFFEMTKKISLFGFIDNFDAIPVVIWLASVFVKFAVMLFLMSYGTAQFLHVRNWRNLIWYIAPVMFVFALIPQDVTEATSNYLQRYWVPFAMPVNMLGLPLLLLVVGKWRQRKRPAAADHA, encoded by the coding sequence ATGAAGATGAAATTGAAGGGTATACAGGTTTTCTGGATCATCCTTATCATGGATCTCGGGATGACATTGGTCATGACGGTCACCCCAAGCCTACAGGCAAAACAGGATGCGTGGATTTCCGTTATCGTTGCCGGAGGTATCGCTACGCTGATCGCACTCTTGGCGACGCAAGCCGCAAAGCTATACCCTGGGCAGACGTTTTTTGAATACAGTCATTTGATTCTTGGAAAATGGATCGGCAAAGCTGTAATCGTAATTTATTTGGTTCAATGGTATACGATTACTCCGATAATTCTCCGCCAATTCTCCGATTTGGTCCAAGTCATGCTGCTTCACGGGACACCGAAAGAAGCGGTCATGCTTCTGATGATCTTCGTGATTGTCTATGCAAACTACGCAGGCGGAATTGAAGGCATTGCCCGCTGCGGCGAGGTTCTGGGGCCGATCATCTTGCTCATGATTGGCCTTGTCCTGATCGCTAGCGCCAACAATATCCAATGGAGGAACATCCTCCCGGTCTATGCGGATAGCGGAATGACGGGAATACTGGGTGGAGCGCTGGCACCAGCCTCCTACCTCGGTCATTCTGTTGAATACCTTATGTTTGCCGCATTTTTGACCCAGCAGCGCAAGGGGGCGTTGTACACGTTCGGGGCCGTCTTGGCCTCGGTATTCTTTGTACTGATAACAACGCTGATGGTGATCTTCACTTTAGGGGTCAATCTTTCCTCTAACACGTGGTACCCTTTTTTCGAAATGACCAAAAAAATATCACTGTTCGGCTTTATCGATAATTTCGATGCGATTCCGGTCGTCATATGGCTCGCCAGCGTATTCGTCAAATTTGCTGTAATGCTCTTCCTGATGAGCTATGGCACCGCCCAATTTTTGCATGTCCGCAACTGGAGGAACCTGATTTGGTACATTGCCCCGGTTATGTTTGTATTTGCGTTAATTCCCCAAGATGTAACGGAGGCGACTTCAAATTATTTGCAGCGTTACTGGGTGCCGTTTGCGATGCCGGTGAATATGCTCGGCTTGCCCTTACTCTTGCTTGTAGTAGGTAAATGGAGACAAAGGAAACGGCCGGCTGCTGCGGATCATGCTTAA